A portion of the Adhaeribacter radiodurans genome contains these proteins:
- the hemA gene encoding glutamyl-tRNA reductase: MQNQLKALSLSYKNAPIAIREMVSLNETACKHLLDKIKTYTNVLEALVLSTCNRTEVYYTSDKDLSLEIIKLIAIEKGFLAIKKVEPYFQRILEPEQAVQHLFRVALGLESQVVGDFQILNQVKNAYQWSADAGMAGPFLHRLLHTVFFTNKRVTNETAFRDGAASVSYATVELVEEITQFIKSPRVLMIGVGEMGTNVCLNFQKSKIKDVVVANRTYHKAAELAQKANARVVSWENITAEMQAADVIISSVPGDCFFISKQQVAELPASPHKYFIDLSMPRSVDDKLATLPGVEVYNIDTIKNRATEALEQRLAAIPQVNAIIAEAILEFDNWAREMVISPAIQQFKSLLEQIRQQEVNRALKSIDPANHQVIEAITKNILNKIVKLPVLELKAACQRGESENLLAGLTALFNLEKQEV, encoded by the coding sequence ATGCAGAACCAGTTAAAAGCTCTTTCCTTATCTTACAAAAATGCCCCTATTGCTATCCGGGAAATGGTTTCTTTAAATGAGACCGCTTGTAAGCACTTGCTGGATAAGATAAAAACGTACACCAATGTGCTGGAAGCACTGGTATTATCTACCTGTAACCGCACCGAAGTATATTACACTTCCGATAAAGATCTATCGCTGGAAATTATTAAATTAATTGCCATTGAAAAAGGATTTCTGGCTATAAAAAAGGTGGAACCTTACTTCCAGCGGATATTAGAACCGGAGCAGGCGGTGCAACATTTATTTAGGGTGGCGCTAGGGTTAGAGTCGCAGGTAGTAGGTGATTTTCAGATTCTGAACCAGGTGAAAAATGCCTATCAATGGTCGGCAGATGCTGGAATGGCAGGGCCTTTTTTGCACCGGTTGCTACATACTGTATTTTTTACGAATAAGCGGGTAACCAATGAAACGGCTTTCCGCGACGGAGCCGCATCAGTTTCGTATGCCACAGTAGAGCTGGTAGAAGAAATTACCCAATTTATTAAAAGCCCAAGAGTATTAATGATTGGCGTAGGTGAAATGGGAACGAACGTTTGCCTGAACTTCCAGAAATCCAAAATAAAGGATGTGGTTGTTGCAAACCGCACTTACCACAAAGCCGCTGAACTGGCCCAAAAAGCAAATGCCCGCGTGGTTTCCTGGGAAAATATTACCGCTGAAATGCAAGCCGCCGATGTAATTATTTCTTCCGTACCCGGCGATTGTTTTTTCATCAGCAAACAGCAGGTAGCAGAACTACCCGCAAGCCCGCATAAGTACTTCATCGACCTTTCCATGCCTCGCAGCGTGGATGATAAATTGGCTACGCTGCCCGGCGTGGAAGTGTATAATATTGATACCATTAAAAACCGGGCTACCGAAGCATTGGAACAACGCCTAGCTGCTATACCGCAAGTAAATGCTATTATTGCCGAAGCCATATTAGAGTTTGATAACTGGGCGCGCGAAATGGTAATTTCCCCGGCTATTCAGCAATTTAAAAGTTTACTTGAGCAAATTCGCCAGCAGGAAGTAAATCGGGCTCTTAAAAGTATTGATCCAGCCAATCACCAGGTAATAGAAGCTATCACCAAAAACATTCTGAATAAAATTGTAAAACTGCCGGTACTGGAACTTAAAGCCGCTTGCCAGCGTGGGGAATCAGAAAACTTACTGGCTGGTTTAACCGCCTTATTTAACCTGGAAAAGCAAGAAGTTTAA
- a CDS encoding group III truncated hemoglobin produces the protein MQHIVTDITTEADIQKLVDTFYDKVNQDALLAPIFNDHAQVNWEKHLPIMYRFWSSILLGTATYEGQPFPKHAFLPVDQAHFAQWLRLFYETVTENFRGPVAEEAKLRAANIARIFSNKIRIIQGQAPAIPFVNREEEN, from the coding sequence ATGCAGCATATAGTAACCGACATTACCACCGAAGCCGATATACAAAAGCTAGTAGATACCTTTTACGATAAAGTAAATCAGGATGCCTTGCTAGCGCCGATATTTAACGACCATGCCCAAGTAAACTGGGAAAAGCATTTGCCTATTATGTACCGGTTCTGGAGTTCTATTTTATTAGGCACCGCTACTTACGAAGGACAACCTTTTCCAAAGCACGCTTTTTTGCCCGTAGATCAGGCTCATTTTGCGCAATGGCTGCGCCTTTTTTACGAAACAGTTACCGAGAATTTCCGGGGACCAGTAGCGGAAGAAGCAAAGCTGCGCGCCGCCAATATTGCTCGCATTTTCTCGAATAAAATTCGCATAATTCAAGGTCAGGCACCTGCTATCCCTTTTGTAAACCGGGAAGAAGAGAACTGA
- a CDS encoding cupin domain-containing protein — MLSEPKYVPTDLENVTDQISYQPEKFSSKILLNNGQQKSILFAFTAGQELKTHTTPQPALLIMLEGTCLFQIKDGPSKELTAGEVIVIPADIPHSLVAVTNFKMILVK, encoded by the coding sequence ATGCTATCCGAACCAAAATATGTACCGACAGACCTGGAAAATGTAACTGACCAGATAAGCTATCAGCCAGAAAAATTCAGTTCTAAAATTCTGCTGAACAATGGGCAACAAAAGAGTATTTTATTTGCCTTTACCGCCGGACAAGAACTAAAAACCCATACAACGCCTCAGCCTGCTTTATTAATTATGCTGGAAGGAACTTGTTTATTTCAGATAAAAGATGGGCCTTCCAAAGAACTAACCGCGGGCGAAGTCATTGTTATTCCGGCCGACATTCCTCATTCTTTAGTGGCAGTAACTAATTTTAAAATGATTTTAGTAAAGTAA
- a CDS encoding group III truncated hemoglobin, producing MKTTKNDIATPTDINILVEAFYEKIRSQPYLCALFEHLSPRDWNQHLFQMKNFWDSVLLKSATYTGHPLILHAFLPDERAQVKQWIHLFQEAVEEHFTGPTAATAQTLANKIRRVFAYPSTAK from the coding sequence ATGAAAACAACTAAAAACGATATTGCCACCCCAACCGACATTAATATATTGGTGGAGGCTTTCTATGAAAAAATAAGATCGCAACCTTACCTGTGTGCCTTGTTCGAGCATCTCTCGCCGCGCGATTGGAACCAGCATCTTTTCCAGATGAAAAACTTCTGGGATTCGGTCTTACTTAAGTCCGCCACTTACACGGGCCATCCGCTTATTTTGCACGCTTTTTTACCAGACGAACGCGCCCAGGTAAAGCAGTGGATTCACTTGTTTCAGGAAGCAGTAGAAGAGCATTTTACCGGACCAACTGCCGCCACTGCTCAAACGCTGGCAAATAAAATAAGACGCGTATTTGCTTATCCCTCCACAGCCAAATAA
- a CDS encoding heavy metal translocating P-type ATPase, which yields MPETALPLVKDYCYHCGDECTSTPIYAEEKPFCCTGCKSVYEILYANNLCTYYALDKSEKPGVTVKEEDVNVGQFAYLDEASIQNQLLQFQSDTLHKVLFQIPGMHCSSCIWLLENLYKLDQGVLESRVNFPRKEITIAYHPGKTKLSAIVTLLHKIGYAPTLNLENLSAKKFSRKYAINLKLGLAGFCFGNIMLLSFPEYFAFTDEIKQEFGSFFGYLSIVLALPVLLYSARGFFTSAWQSLKQRHINLDTPISLGLLSLFSVSVYGIFTASGPGFLDSFTGLVFFMLIGKYVQQTTYDALAFDRDYKAYFPISVTVLKKGVERIIAVKELVPTQRIRIRNQELIPADAILLRGQAFIDYSFVSGESVPVPKVAGEIIYAGGRQVGESIELEVMKDVSQSYLTQLWNNEVFRKDKGYFGVGTYADKVGSYFISVTLLIALGALVYWVPRDSDMAIKAFTSVLVIACPCALSLSTPFTLSNTLKIFGKHKFYLKNGDVAETLAKADTIVFDKTGTLTESTQTDIAYQGESLNKQEESLIRSVLQHSTHPLSQSLYSYLSAPILPVINYREVSGKGVEGLVNGVTILIGSAEFTTATEPEAQDSLATRVYVRVGVAQPGYFTFHNHYRPGLKVLLSELQQQGKKLAVLSGDNASEKENLQHYFGEDAELRFNQSPADKLAFVAALKEQGRKVIMVGDGLNDAGALKMSDAGISVTSSVNGFSPGCDAILDANSFTQLAQFLRFARRSLYVILGSFGVSFIYNIIGLSLAVMGKFSPVASAILMPISSLSVIVCSVLGVRLVAWQMGFGNKSIKD from the coding sequence ATGCCGGAAACCGCACTTCCTCTGGTAAAAGATTATTGCTACCATTGTGGCGACGAATGTACCAGTACTCCTATTTATGCCGAAGAAAAACCGTTTTGCTGCACGGGATGCAAATCGGTGTACGAAATTTTGTACGCGAATAATCTTTGCACCTATTACGCTCTCGATAAAAGCGAAAAACCGGGTGTAACCGTAAAAGAAGAAGACGTAAACGTAGGCCAGTTTGCGTACCTCGATGAAGCCAGTATTCAGAACCAGTTACTCCAGTTTCAGAGCGATACGCTGCACAAGGTTTTGTTTCAAATACCAGGTATGCACTGTAGTTCCTGCATCTGGCTCCTCGAAAACCTTTATAAACTGGACCAAGGTGTGCTGGAGTCGCGGGTGAATTTCCCGCGCAAAGAAATAACCATTGCCTACCATCCGGGCAAAACCAAACTAAGCGCCATTGTAACGTTGCTGCACAAGATTGGCTATGCCCCCACACTTAACCTAGAAAACCTATCTGCTAAAAAATTCTCCCGTAAGTATGCCATTAATTTAAAACTGGGTTTAGCCGGTTTTTGCTTTGGTAATATAATGCTGCTGAGTTTCCCGGAGTATTTTGCCTTTACCGACGAGATTAAACAAGAATTTGGGTCTTTCTTTGGTTACCTGAGCATTGTGCTGGCTTTACCGGTTTTATTATACAGTGCTCGCGGCTTTTTTACTTCGGCGTGGCAATCGCTGAAACAACGACACATTAACCTTGACACCCCCATCAGCCTGGGTCTGTTGTCTTTATTCAGCGTGAGTGTGTACGGTATTTTTACGGCATCCGGGCCCGGTTTCCTCGATTCTTTTACCGGCTTGGTATTTTTCATGCTGATTGGTAAATACGTGCAGCAAACCACCTACGATGCCCTGGCCTTTGATCGGGACTATAAAGCGTATTTTCCCATTTCGGTTACGGTTCTGAAAAAAGGAGTAGAGCGTATTATTGCCGTAAAAGAACTGGTGCCTACCCAGCGCATTCGCATCCGCAATCAGGAACTAATACCCGCCGATGCGATTCTGCTGCGCGGCCAGGCATTTATTGATTATTCCTTTGTTTCCGGCGAATCGGTGCCCGTGCCCAAGGTGGCCGGGGAAATTATTTACGCCGGTGGCCGGCAAGTAGGCGAAAGCATCGAGCTGGAAGTAATGAAAGATGTATCGCAAAGTTACCTGACCCAACTCTGGAATAACGAGGTTTTCCGGAAAGACAAAGGCTATTTTGGAGTGGGCACCTATGCCGACAAAGTGGGAAGTTACTTTATTTCGGTAACCTTGCTGATTGCCCTCGGAGCACTCGTGTATTGGGTACCGCGCGATTCGGATATGGCTATTAAAGCGTTTACCTCGGTGCTGGTAATTGCCTGCCCCTGTGCCTTATCGCTTAGTACTCCGTTTACCTTATCCAATACGCTTAAAATATTTGGTAAACATAAATTTTACCTTAAAAACGGCGACGTAGCCGAGACATTAGCCAAAGCCGATACAATAGTTTTTGATAAAACCGGCACCTTAACCGAAAGCACCCAAACCGATATTGCTTACCAGGGCGAATCGCTGAATAAGCAGGAAGAAAGTCTGATCCGGTCGGTGTTGCAGCACTCCACGCACCCTTTAAGCCAAAGCTTATATAGTTACTTGTCGGCGCCTATATTACCCGTAATTAATTACCGCGAAGTTTCCGGTAAAGGCGTGGAAGGTTTGGTTAACGGAGTTACCATCCTAATTGGTTCAGCGGAATTTACCACTGCCACCGAACCCGAAGCTCAGGATTCTTTGGCTACCCGCGTGTATGTTCGGGTTGGTGTGGCGCAGCCGGGTTATTTTACCTTTCATAACCATTACCGGCCCGGCTTAAAAGTCTTACTATCTGAATTGCAACAGCAAGGCAAAAAACTGGCAGTGCTATCCGGCGATAATGCATCGGAGAAAGAAAACCTACAGCACTACTTTGGCGAGGATGCCGAACTGCGCTTTAACCAATCGCCGGCCGATAAATTGGCTTTTGTGGCTGCATTAAAAGAACAAGGCCGTAAAGTAATAATGGTGGGCGATGGCTTAAACGATGCGGGCGCCTTGAAAATGAGCGATGCCGGTATTTCGGTAACCAGTTCCGTTAATGGCTTTTCGCCGGGTTGCGATGCCATTCTGGATGCCAATAGTTTTACGCAATTAGCGCAATTTTTACGCTTCGCCCGCCGCAGTTTGTATGTGATCCTGGGTTCCTTCGGGGTATCGTTTATCTATAATATTATTGGCTTGTCGCTGGCGGTTATGGGTAAGTTTTCGCCGGTAGCCTCCGCTATACTTATGCCGATTAGCTCGCTGAGCGTGATTGTATGTTCGGTGTTGGGTGTGCGGTTAGTGGCTTGGCAAATGGGGTTTGGTAATAAAAGTATTAAAGATTAA